Below is a genomic region from Flavobacterium ginsengisoli.
ATTTTACGAAACTAAGAAAACTGATCAAAAATCATTCATTGTACACCAGCAGTCCATTAGCAAAAAGAATTTTAGCAGACTGGGAAAACCAACAACAGCACTTCGTAAAAGTAATGCCAACTGATTACAAAAAAGCATTACAAAGAATTGCAGAAGAGAAAAAAATAGAAGAATTAATAGCTTAATTAAAAGGTTCTGAGATACAAAGGTGCAGAGGTGCTAAGTTTTTTAACTCACCTCACACATTTTACAACTCACAACTAAATTTATTTAAATGTCATGGGTAAAATAGGCGGATTTAAAGAATATAACAGAGCCGATGAAAGTAATTTAGCAGTAGCAGAACGTGTTTCTAACTACAACGAATTTACTATTCCGGTACCAAAAGATAAATTAAAAGAACAAGGATCAAGATGTATGGACTGTGGAATTCCTTTTTGCCACAGTGGTTGTCCGTTAGGAAATTTAATTCCTGACTTCAACGACATGGTGCATCAGGAAGAATGGCAAAGTGCATTAGAGATTTTACAATCGACTAACAACTTCCCTGAATTTACAGGTCGTTTATGCCCTGCTCCATGTGAGAAATCATGCGTATTAGGAATCATCAAAGATCCAGTTTCTATCGAAAACATTGAAAAAAGCATCGTAGAAAGAGGTTTCGCCGAAGGATGGATCAAACCACAAGCACCAAAAACAAGAACTGGAAAAACAGTTGCCGTTATTGGTTCTGGGCCTGCTGGTCTTGCAGCTGCTCAACAATTAAACAGAGCTGGTCACACGGTTACTGTTTTTGAAAGAGACAATGCAATTGGAGGTTTATTACGTTACGGAATTCCGAATTTCAAATTAGAAAAAGGAATTATCGACCGTCGTGTAGCAATTCTTGAAGCAGAAGGAATCACTTTCAAAACTAATGTGAACGTTGGTGTTAATTTCAGTGTAGAAGAATTAAACCAATTCGATTCTATCGTTTTATGCGGAGGAGCAACTGAAAGAAGAAGCTTGCCAACTAAAGGAATCGAAAGCAAAGGCGTTGTTCAGGCAATGGATTTCTTAACGCAACAAACTAAAGTTTTATACGGAGAATCAATTCCTGACCAAGTAAAAGCAACTGGTAAAGATGTAATCGTTATTGGTGGTGGAGATACGGGTTCTGACTGTATCGGTACTTCTAACAGACACGGAGCGAAATCGGTTACTAACTTTGAGATTTTACCAAAACCTCCAGTTGGAAGAAGCGAGTCAACTCCTTGGCCTTTCTGGCCGTTGCAGTTAAAAACATCTTCTTCTCATGAAGAAGGTTGCGACAGAAACTGGTTGATCAATACAAAAGAATTCATTTCTAACGATAAAGGCGAATTAACTGGATTAAAAACAGTTGAAGTGCAATGGAAAATGACTCCAGGTCAACGTCCTGAATTAATCGAAAAAGAAGGTTCTGAGAAAATCTGGCCTTGCGATTTAGCTTTATTGGCTCTTGGATTTACAGGCCCTGAGAAAACGTTAAGCGAGCAATTAGGAATCGAAACTGATATGAGAAGCAACTACAAAGCGCATAACTATCAGACAAACGTTCCTCACATTTTCACTGCTGGTGATATGAGAAGAGGACAATCATTAATCGTGTGGGCTATTTCAGAAGGTCGCGAAGCTGCAAGAGAAGTAGATTTATTCCTTATGGGATCTACAAACTTGCCTACTAAAGGAAAAGGAGATTTACCGAGTTTATAATTTTTAAGTTTCTGAGATACTAAGATGCTAAGGTTCTAAGATACTAAGTTTTTTTCCTTGCATTTTATTAATCTTTTCCGATAAACAACATAACTACTAACAAACCCTTGAATTTATATTCAGGGGTTTTGTTTTTTTTTAGCCACAGATTATTTTTTTGCCACGAATTCACGAATTTCTCTAATTTCTATTTTTTTAATTTCTCTTAATTCGTGAAATTCATAGCAAAACAATTTCAACAGCATTTTAGAATTAGTCAAATTCGTGAATTTGTGGCTAAAAAAAACTTAGTACCTTAGCAACTTAGAACCTTAGCATCTTAAAAAAAGGTTATAAAATTCCAAAAACAGCAACTTTTTGTTTAAAATAAAACAATTTGTTATAATTTGTTATTTTTCTACAAATTATTTGCTGATAGATAAAAGTGTAATAACTTTGCCCAAAATGATTTAAAAATGCAAGCAAAAGATTTACTGCAGTTAGCAGACCAATTTGGAAGTCCATTGTATGTTTACGATGCTGAAAAAATCCAATCTCAGTACAACAGATTAACTAAAGCTTTCTCTAAGGTAGAAAACTTAAGAGTTAATTACGCCATGAAGGCATTGTCAAACGTTGCGATTCTACAGTTATTAAAGAACATGGGGTCTGGTTTAGACACTGTATCAATTCAGGAAGTTTTATTAGGACTTCATGCTGGCTATGAACCCGAAAGAATTTTCTTTACACCAAACGGAGTTTCTCTAGAAGAAATCGAAGAAGTTGCCGCAATGGGTGTACAAATCAATATTGACAATTTATCTATTCTGGAGCAATTCGGAACAAAACATCCACATATTCCGGTATGTATTCGTATCAATCCACACGTAATGGCGGGCGGAAACGCTAACATTTCTGTTGGACATATCGATAGTAAATTCGGAATTTCTGTTCACCAGATTCCGCACATTTTGCGAATTGTCGAAAACACAAAAATGAGCATCGTAGGTATTCACATGCACACAGGATCTGATATTTTAGATATCGAAGTATTCTTGTATGCTTGCTGAAATCCTGTTTGATACAGCTAAACATTTCAAAGATTTACAATTCTTAGATTTCGGAAGCGGATTCAAAGTTCCTTACAAAAAAGACGATATCGAAACAGACATCGAAGAATTAGGTAAAAAATTATCTAAAAGATTCAATGCTTTCTGTACTGAATACGGCAGAGATTTAACTTTGATTTTCGAACCAGGAAAATTTCTTGTATCTGAAGCAGGTCATTTCTTAGTAAAAGTAAACGTAGTAAAACAAACAACTTCAACAGTTTTTGCAGGAATCGATAGTGGTTTCAACCACTTAATTCGTCCAATGTTTTACGGATCTTCACACCACATTGAGAACATCTCGAACCCAAAAGGAAAAGAGCGTTTTTACTCTGTTGTAGGATACATTTGCGAAACCGATACTTTTGCAAACAACCGCAGAATTGCTGAAATCACAGAAGGTGACATTTTAGAGTTCAGAAATGCAGGAGCATACTGTTTCTCAATGTCTTCAAACTACAACTCAAGATACAAACCAGCCGAAGTTCTTTGGATGAACGGCCAGGGAATCTTGATTCGCCAAGCTGAAACATTTGAAGATTTACTTAAAAATCAAATTCCGTTACCACAAGAAATTGTCGCTACGGTTTAACAATAGAAAAAAAGAGAATATCACTTTAGTCCCGTTTCTTAATTGAGGCGGGATTTTTTTATTTCAGATTTTTGAGCTTAGATTTTAGATTATTTTGCAAACGTCTTGTCAGGCTGAGCGAAGTCGAAGCCCACGCAAAGTAATCACAATATTTGTCATTTCGACGTAAGGAGAAATCTTCGCAAGTAGCTCTACAAAAAAAGTCAAAACACACATAACGAAACCACCAAGTTTGTCATTTCGACGTAAGGAGAAATCTTCGCAAGAAACTCCACCAAGCATATAAAAACCTATCACAAAAAGAAAGAAAAATCTTAAATAATTATTTATCTTTAGCCGAAAAAAAAATGCATCAACAAGAAGGCTATCACACATACTACACATACATTCTTACAAACAAATACAAAACCGTTTTCTACACAGGAGTCACAAATAATTTAAAAATCCGCTTAAGTCAGCACAAAGAACACAATACAACGGGA
It encodes:
- a CDS encoding glutamate synthase subunit beta encodes the protein MGKIGGFKEYNRADESNLAVAERVSNYNEFTIPVPKDKLKEQGSRCMDCGIPFCHSGCPLGNLIPDFNDMVHQEEWQSALEILQSTNNFPEFTGRLCPAPCEKSCVLGIIKDPVSIENIEKSIVERGFAEGWIKPQAPKTRTGKTVAVIGSGPAGLAAAQQLNRAGHTVTVFERDNAIGGLLRYGIPNFKLEKGIIDRRVAILEAEGITFKTNVNVGVNFSVEELNQFDSIVLCGGATERRSLPTKGIESKGVVQAMDFLTQQTKVLYGESIPDQVKATGKDVIVIGGGDTGSDCIGTSNRHGAKSVTNFEILPKPPVGRSESTPWPFWPLQLKTSSSHEEGCDRNWLINTKEFISNDKGELTGLKTVEVQWKMTPGQRPELIEKEGSEKIWPCDLALLALGFTGPEKTLSEQLGIETDMRSNYKAHNYQTNVPHIFTAGDMRRGQSLIVWAISEGREAAREVDLFLMGSTNLPTKGKGDLPSL